In Treponema primitia ZAS-2, a genomic segment contains:
- a CDS encoding zinc ribbon domain-containing protein, translating to MVMEDVFEKLRSLQDILSEKFTLEKDIQEIPKLLTTQEELLSRLKKSFIEKNQEFEKAKLSEGDFRNSLAIAESDREKAEKNMDSISTQREYEALDKEIRDSTEKEQQFRKELQREERVLADLDEQMKQNASLIEQQEKELADRRAGIETEVAEKRSQVDRLAVEEGEINHGLDSEILFKFERIIRNKGGRGIVAIKGGVCMGCHMILPAQFANLVRKREEIVFCPYCSRILFYEESEQGEEEFFDNEDAGSLSDLDDMDDDEFDEDDEEEEKVNIDYEE from the coding sequence ATGGTAATGGAAGATGTTTTTGAGAAGCTGCGGTCTTTGCAGGATATCCTGTCGGAGAAATTCACCCTGGAAAAGGATATTCAGGAGATACCTAAGCTGCTGACCACCCAGGAAGAGCTGCTGTCCCGGCTTAAGAAATCTTTTATCGAAAAGAACCAGGAATTTGAAAAGGCAAAACTTTCTGAAGGGGATTTCAGGAATTCTCTGGCTATAGCGGAAAGCGACCGGGAAAAAGCTGAGAAGAATATGGATTCCATCAGTACCCAGCGGGAATATGAAGCCCTGGACAAGGAAATTCGGGATTCTACTGAAAAAGAACAGCAGTTCCGCAAGGAGCTTCAGCGAGAGGAACGGGTTCTGGCAGATCTGGACGAGCAGATGAAGCAGAACGCCTCCCTGATCGAGCAGCAGGAAAAAGAACTGGCGGATCGCCGGGCGGGGATTGAGACTGAGGTCGCGGAAAAAAGGTCCCAGGTTGATCGTTTGGCGGTGGAAGAAGGCGAAATAAACCACGGGCTTGACTCGGAGATACTCTTTAAATTTGAGCGTATCATCCGGAACAAGGGCGGTAGGGGTATCGTAGCCATTAAGGGCGGAGTCTGTATGGGCTGCCACATGATACTGCCCGCCCAGTTCGCCAACCTGGTACGTAAGCGGGAGGAAATCGTCTTCTGCCCCTATTGTTCCCGGATACTCTTCTATGAAGAATCCGAACAGGGTGAGGAGGAATTCTTCGACAATGAAGACGCCGGCAGCCTCTCGGACCTGGATGATATGGATGACGACGAATTCGATGAAGATGATGAAGAGGAAGAAAAGGTCAATATTGATTATGAAGAATAA